The genomic segment TGATCCGTTACTACTGGTACTCGTGAGTATGTCATTTGACTCAGTAATAAAATAGCATGGTCTGCATTATGGGTATCAATCAAGACAGCCAAGTTTTCTGCCGGTGTTAAAAAAGTGTCTTCTTGCTGTAAAAGAAAATTTTCAAATTCTTTGGCAATCATCGAGAAAACTCCTTTGAGAGGCGAGAGTATAGCTCGTGCTGACGTGTATAGTAATCTACATGGAATGCATCATCAGTAATCTCTACCTTGGCATAAAGTCGCTCATTAATAACACCTCGTGGTTGACTGATCGACCCCGGATTTAAAAAGAGCGTTTTTCCTTCCATCCACGCATCTGGAATATGCAAATGCCCATATAAACAAATATCCGCATCTACCTCTTGTGCCCACAAATCCAATTTTTGAAAACCAAAGTTGATATGCTGAAGGTGACCATGAGTTTGTGCAATAACGGTACCATTTAAATCCGTCACCAAACGATCTGGATAGCCACCATAGAAATCCATGTTCCCTGCTACAACATAAATTCCTTGCCACACTTCGTCATCACTTGGCAGCTCAGAATCACCATTATGAAAAATAGCATCTACTTTTCCGAGATAATAGGTCTTTATCTCTTCTACAATAGCACGATCTCCATGAGAATCACTCATTACGATGATGGTTTGTTTTGCCATGTTGGAAATACCTCCACTAATTTTTGAACTGCTTGAGCTCGATGTGATTGAGCATTCTTTTCTTCCATTGTTAATTCTGCAGATGTTTTGCCTGTTTCACCTACTAAAAATAACGGATCATAGCCAAATCCATTCTCCCCTTTTGGCTCAAAATTAATATAGCCTGCCCAGTCAGCCTCCACGACCAGACTTTCTTCAGTAGGACTTGCTACCACAAGAGTTGTATGAAACTGTGCTGAGCGATCTTTCAACTCGAAAACCATTGCCAATTCATGTAGTAGTTTTGCATTATTTTCTAAGTCTGTCGCATCATTTCCGGCAAAGCGAGCAGACCAAACTCCAGGCAGACCACCTAACGCATCTACTTTTAAGCCTGAATCATCTGCCAATACCATTTTGCCAGTCAGCTTAGAGATAGTCTCTGCTTTTAAACGAGCATTTTCTTCAAAAGTCATCCCAGTTTCTGCGACTTCTGGTAAATCAGGATAATCATTCAGATTTTCAATCTGATAGCCTAATTTTTCAAAGATTCTGCGGAATTCAGCGGTCTTTCCCTCATTACGAGTAGCAATTAAAATCGTATCTCCTACTGTCAAACCTGACAATTCTTGTTGAGAAAAGAAAACATTTAATTTGACACCTTTTTTAGGTAAGTGCACTAAAACTAATTGTTCCTTTTCCGTGATTAAAATAGCACCCTTATGAAATTGTGCCTGAAACTGTGATCCTTGATTTTCATTGATTAGTTGCAAGACGAATTGAACAAAAGACATGATTGAGTTATATTGAATCACTGCAACAGAAAAAGACTGTCCTTCAACTACTAATTGACGGAGCTCTTCCTCTATTCGACTAAGTTCTTCTGAAATGACATCTTTAAAATAGAATCCGCCGCCATAGGAAGACCATTCTCCAACATACCAATCTTGAGCATCTTTATACTCATAAACTTTATTGCTCATAATGTTACATGCTCCACATTTATTTTTTTGTTTAACCACGTTTCTGCAATTTCAGCAAACCTTTTCGCATTAGCTGTTGTAAAAAAGCAGTGTTGTGGAACTTTTCCTTCTCTACTGTGGTTGATTTCAAAATAGTTTAGTAAGACAGAAATGTCTCGTACACATTCTGCTCCACTATCAATCAATTTCACAGTTGGTCCCATCACATTTTGAATGATTGGTTTTAGTAAAGGATAATGAGTACAGCCTAATACTAAAGTGTCCACCTTGCCTTTTAAAGGCATTAAGCTTTCATACACCACTTTTTTCGTAATACTAGACGACAGTTCATTAGATTCTACTAGCGGTACAAATTTGGGACAAGAAAGACTTGTCACTTCCACTTCCGGTAAGAGACGTTCGATTTTTTGACGATAAATATCTGATTGAATCGTCATTGGCGTTCCTATAATGCCAATCGTTCCGTGTTGAGATGCTTTGATTGCTGCACTAGCTCCTGGTAAGATGACTCCTAAAACCGGGATATCTAATTTTTCTTTGATTTCTTCCCAAACCACAGCAGTAGCTGTATTGCAGGCGAGAACAATCATTTTGACATTTTGGGTTAAAAGGAATTGTACCAATTGCCATGTGTACTCACGAATCTGCTCTGCAGGTCGGGGACCATAAGGCGCACGTGCAGAATCGCCAATATAAATTACTTCCTCATGTGGAAGTTGCCGCATCAACTCACGAACAACTGTCAAACCGCCCACGCCTGAGTCTAAAAAACCAATTGGTCGATTATCCATAAGTTCTTCTTTCTAAAGAAGGGACTGGGTGCAAATCCCAAATCCCCATTCATTTATCTCTTTAAAAATCAATTTATCGTATAAAACAAAGATTATTTTTTCTTTTTAGCATTTTCAAGTGCTGCTTTTTGTTGATTTTTAATTTGACGATACACTTGTTGTACCTTTGCTTCATTTGGTTTTTGTCCGTTTGCGGATAGCATCGTACGGACAGCATCGATATTCAAACGTGGATTGTCTGCAAATTCTTTTTCAATTTGTTTGCGGACAAGATACATGCCAGCGACCATGCCACCAAAAAAAGCAAGAATAATCAACAAAATAGCTAATAGTAAATTCATAAATATGTAATCCTCTTTTCCCTTTTTACATCTTCTTATTATATCAAAAATTGTCTATTTTTCAAAGTCCAAACTATAGAAAACGATACTCTT from the Streptococcus constellatus subsp. constellatus genome contains:
- a CDS encoding YneF family protein, which translates into the protein MNLLLAILLIILAFFGGMVAGMYLVRKQIEKEFADNPRLNIDAVRTMLSANGQKPNEAKVQQVYRQIKNQQKAALENAKKKK
- a CDS encoding nucleoside-triphosphate diphosphatase, whose translation is MSNKVYEYKDAQDWYVGEWSSYGGGFYFKDVISEELSRIEEELRQLVVEGQSFSVAVIQYNSIMSFVQFVLQLINENQGSQFQAQFHKGAILITEKEQLVLVHLPKKGVKLNVFFSQQELSGLTVGDTILIATRNEGKTAEFRRIFEKLGYQIENLNDYPDLPEVAETGMTFEENARLKAETISKLTGKMVLADDSGLKVDALGGLPGVWSARFAGNDATDLENNAKLLHELAMVFELKDRSAQFHTTLVVASPTEESLVVEADWAGYINFEPKGENGFGYDPLFLVGETGKTSAELTMEEKNAQSHRAQAVQKLVEVFPTWQNKPSS
- a CDS encoding metallophosphoesterase, with translation MAKQTIIVMSDSHGDRAIVEEIKTYYLGKVDAIFHNGDSELPSDDEVWQGIYVVAGNMDFYGGYPDRLVTDLNGTVIAQTHGHLQHINFGFQKLDLWAQEVDADICLYGHLHIPDAWMEGKTLFLNPGSISQPRGVINERLYAKVEITDDAFHVDYYTRQHELYSRLSKEFSR
- the racE gene encoding glutamate racemase: MDNRPIGFLDSGVGGLTVVRELMRQLPHEEVIYIGDSARAPYGPRPAEQIREYTWQLVQFLLTQNVKMIVLACNTATAVVWEEIKEKLDIPVLGVILPGASAAIKASQHGTIGIIGTPMTIQSDIYRQKIERLLPEVEVTSLSCPKFVPLVESNELSSSITKKVVYESLMPLKGKVDTLVLGCTHYPLLKPIIQNVMGPTVKLIDSGAECVRDISVLLNYFEINHSREGKVPQHCFFTTANAKRFAEIAETWLNKKINVEHVTL